The Streptomyces sp. Je 1-332 genome has a window encoding:
- a CDS encoding VWA domain-containing protein, with translation MITRQRLAAGAFALLAALTAGLGAAGPAAADDEEPARPSPKVELVLDVSGSMRARDIDGKSRMAAAKQAFNEVLDATPDEVRLGIRTLGANYHGDDRKTGCKDTELLYPVAELDRAGRTEAKTAVATLAPTGWTPIGPTLLKAADDLKDDNTERSRRIVLISDGEDTCQPLDPCEVARKIAAEGIHLTVDTLGLVPDAKTRDQLSCIAEATGGTYTSVRHTDELSGRVKQLVDRAADPVATPVATEGAAQCTDAPRLKAGVYTDREKFGEHRWYRVDVEPGQELRASVSVGADRAVNKDYGVLLRASTVHGREIVRGSEAGDGRTDVISTGLRYPKPEGDDTDDDATDDATDGSDPAAEAVCLQVSNSYSAPSSVKTTPGLPVELAVDLVAAPDEASDVASFGLGNGWWLLGVLILTGFVAGLVWGWLSRWRFAVWRTN, from the coding sequence ATGATCACAAGACAACGGCTGGCGGCCGGGGCCTTCGCCCTGCTCGCAGCCTTGACCGCCGGGCTCGGCGCGGCGGGCCCCGCCGCCGCCGATGACGAAGAACCGGCACGCCCCTCCCCCAAGGTCGAGCTGGTCCTGGATGTCAGCGGTTCGATGCGGGCCCGCGACATCGACGGCAAGTCCCGGATGGCGGCGGCCAAGCAGGCGTTCAACGAGGTGCTGGACGCCACGCCCGACGAAGTCCGGCTCGGCATACGCACGTTGGGCGCGAACTACCACGGCGACGACCGCAAGACGGGCTGCAAGGACACCGAGCTCCTCTACCCGGTGGCGGAACTCGACCGCGCGGGGCGCACCGAAGCGAAGACCGCGGTGGCCACGCTCGCGCCCACCGGCTGGACGCCGATCGGCCCCACGCTCCTGAAGGCCGCCGACGACCTCAAGGACGACAACACGGAGCGCAGCCGCCGCATCGTCCTCATCTCCGACGGCGAGGACACCTGCCAGCCGCTCGACCCGTGCGAGGTGGCCCGCAAGATCGCCGCCGAGGGCATCCACCTCACGGTCGACACGCTCGGCCTGGTGCCGGACGCCAAGACCCGCGACCAGCTGAGCTGCATCGCGGAGGCCACCGGCGGTACGTACACATCCGTGCGGCACACCGATGAACTCTCCGGCCGTGTCAAGCAGTTGGTGGACCGCGCGGCGGACCCCGTCGCCACCCCGGTGGCCACGGAGGGCGCCGCCCAGTGCACCGACGCCCCGCGGCTGAAGGCGGGCGTCTACACCGACCGCGAGAAGTTCGGCGAGCACCGCTGGTACCGCGTCGACGTGGAGCCCGGCCAGGAGCTGCGCGCTTCCGTCAGCGTCGGCGCCGACCGCGCGGTGAACAAGGACTACGGGGTGCTGCTGCGGGCCTCGACCGTGCACGGCCGTGAGATCGTGCGGGGCTCCGAGGCGGGCGACGGGCGTACGGACGTGATCTCGACCGGCCTGCGCTATCCGAAGCCGGAGGGCGACGACACGGACGACGACGCGACGGACGACGCGACGGACGGGAGCGACCCCGCCGCCGAGGCCGTGTGTCTCCAGGTCAGTAACTCCTACTCGGCGCCTTCCTCGGTGAAGACGACCCCGGGACTCCCCGTAGAGCTCGCCGTCGATCTGGTGGCCGCGCCCGACGAGGCGTCGGACGTGGCGTCCTTCGGCCTGGGCAACGGCTGGTGGCTGCTCGGCGTACTGATCCTCACCGGCTTCGTCGCCGGTCTGGTCTGGGGCTGGCTCTCCCGCTGGCGCTTCGCGGTCTGGAGGACCAACTGA
- a CDS encoding FAD-dependent monooxygenase, with translation MGGSIAGCAAALAAYRGGADEITVYERAAGRLADRGVGLAVHNSRYAELDSAGYLDADMPWVQLARRRWYVRDGSAAGPLGHEIGTMPFPFRTYNWGPLWRELRGRVPGSVDFRTGVTVDEVRPGAAKGPEGAEVVTADGTERFDLVVGADGYRSVVRTAAFATVRPTYAGYLAWRGAFPVDRLPDPELWAEEDCAYVVFPGGHVIVYRIPDQEVGGHRVNWVLYTAPPPDLDLGLGLDLRLTAPTSLPPGGLTEALSSHLAYVCEALLPPYWGDLVRATAADEVFLQPMYDFTAPRRTAGRLLLMGDAATVARPHTGAGAVKALQDATVLESAFATATTWPDALDTYDTDRTVSGAAMVDLGRRLGRALVEETPPWRSMDETALETWWKQADGGGGFGGRELRR, from the coding sequence GTGGGTGGGAGCATCGCCGGATGCGCCGCCGCACTCGCCGCGTACCGCGGTGGCGCCGACGAGATCACGGTGTACGAGCGGGCCGCGGGCCGTCTGGCGGACCGCGGTGTCGGGCTCGCGGTGCACAACTCCCGTTACGCGGAGCTGGATTCCGCCGGGTACCTGGACGCGGACATGCCGTGGGTGCAGCTGGCGCGGCGCCGCTGGTATGTGCGGGACGGGTCGGCCGCGGGGCCGCTCGGGCACGAGATCGGGACGATGCCGTTCCCATTTCGTACGTACAACTGGGGTCCTCTGTGGCGTGAGTTGCGCGGCCGCGTGCCCGGCTCCGTGGACTTCCGCACGGGCGTGACCGTGGACGAGGTGCGGCCGGGTGCGGCCAAGGGCCCTGAGGGCGCCGAAGTGGTCACCGCCGACGGCACCGAGCGGTTCGATCTCGTGGTCGGCGCCGACGGCTACCGCTCCGTGGTCCGTACGGCCGCGTTCGCCACCGTCCGTCCCACGTACGCCGGTTACCTCGCCTGGCGTGGCGCCTTTCCCGTCGACCGGCTGCCGGACCCGGAGCTGTGGGCCGAGGAGGACTGCGCGTACGTCGTCTTCCCCGGCGGACACGTCATCGTCTACCGCATTCCCGACCAGGAAGTCGGCGGTCACCGCGTCAACTGGGTCCTGTACACGGCGCCGCCGCCGGACCTCGACCTGGGGCTCGGTCTCGACCTGAGGCTGACCGCCCCGACGAGCCTGCCGCCCGGCGGGCTCACGGAGGCCCTCTCCTCTCATCTCGCGTACGTGTGCGAGGCGTTGCTGCCTCCCTACTGGGGTGATCTCGTCCGCGCGACCGCTGCCGACGAGGTCTTCCTCCAGCCGATGTACGACTTCACGGCGCCCCGCCGCACCGCGGGCCGTCTGCTCCTGATGGGCGACGCCGCCACCGTCGCCCGGCCGCACACCGGGGCCGGCGCGGTCAAGGCGCTGCAGGACGCGACGGTCCTGGAGTCCGCCTTCGCCACGGCCACGACCTGGCCGGACGCGCTCGACACGTACGACACCGACCGCACTGTCTCCGGTGCCGCGATGGTCGATCTGGGGCGGCGCCTCGGCCGTGCGCTGGTCGAGGAGACGCCGCCGTGGCGGTCGATGGACGAGACGGCCCTTGAGACGTGGTGGAAGCAGGCCGACGGGGGCGGGGGGTTCGGGGGCCGTGAGCTGAGGCGGTGA
- a CDS encoding C39 family peptidase, giving the protein MPPDDGGRVSLCSSCRVPSLTQFASPELVGPIVYGEFDRAADPAWAESGAATLDDYARWCGHLCGLTCLRMALGPSAPSLFELRDGALKYGAYTESAEGAAGTIRGLIYAPFAEYVREVHGVNATVHRHLTVDEITGLLDEGRSVMVSVHYEIRRPQRPSPGRGGHLVLVTGRAADGGLHLHNPSGVDAGTRTADMSLSDFEPFFAGRGVSLH; this is encoded by the coding sequence ATGCCACCGGACGACGGGGGTCGTGTGTCGCTCTGTTCCAGCTGCCGGGTGCCTTCCCTCACCCAGTTCGCGTCGCCCGAGCTCGTCGGGCCCATCGTGTACGGCGAGTTCGACCGCGCGGCCGACCCCGCCTGGGCGGAGTCGGGCGCGGCCACCCTCGACGACTACGCGCGCTGGTGCGGCCACCTGTGCGGTCTGACATGCCTGCGGATGGCGCTCGGCCCGTCCGCGCCCTCGCTCTTCGAGCTGCGGGACGGCGCGCTGAAGTACGGCGCGTACACGGAGTCCGCAGAGGGCGCGGCAGGCACGATCCGCGGGCTGATCTACGCGCCGTTCGCGGAGTACGTACGCGAGGTGCACGGCGTCAACGCCACGGTCCACCGGCACCTCACGGTGGACGAGATCACCGGCCTGCTCGACGAGGGCCGCTCGGTCATGGTCTCGGTGCACTACGAGATCCGCCGCCCGCAGCGGCCGTCGCCCGGCCGGGGCGGCCATCTGGTGCTGGTCACGGGTCGTGCCGCCGACGGGGGCCTGCACCTGCACAACCCGTCCGGGGTCGACGCCGGGACACGGACGGCGGACATGTCGCTCTCGGACTTCGAGCCGTTCTTCGCCGGCCGCGGGGTGTCCCTGCACTGA
- a CDS encoding pyridoxal phosphate-dependent aminotransferase has protein sequence MEFRQSSKLSEVCYEIRGPVIEHANALEEAGHSVLRLNTGNPALFGFEAPEEIVQDMIRMLPQAHGYTDSRGILSARRAVAQRYQALGLDEVSVDDVFLGNGVSELVTMAVQALLEDGDEVLIPAPDFPLWTAVTTLSGGKAVHYTCDESADWYPDLDDMASKITDRTKAVVIINPNNPTGAVYPKEILEGILDLARRHGLMVFADEIYDQILYDDAVHHSVAALAPDLVVLTFCGLSKTYRVAGFRSGWLVVTGPQQHAKSYLEGLTMLASMRLCPNAPAQYAIQAALGGRQSIRELTLPGGRLYEQRDMAWQKLNEIPGVSCVKPKGALYAFARLDPKVHPIHDDEKFVLDLLLQEKIQVVQGTGFNWPRPDHFRILTLPYADDLDAAISRIGRFLSGYRQ, from the coding sequence ATGGAGTTCCGGCAGTCCAGCAAGCTCAGCGAGGTCTGTTACGAGATCCGGGGGCCGGTCATCGAGCACGCCAACGCCCTGGAGGAGGCGGGCCACAGCGTCCTGCGCCTGAACACCGGCAACCCCGCGCTGTTCGGCTTCGAAGCGCCCGAGGAGATCGTCCAGGACATGATCCGGATGCTCCCCCAGGCGCACGGCTACACGGACTCGCGCGGCATCCTCTCGGCCCGCCGCGCCGTCGCCCAGCGCTACCAGGCGCTGGGCCTCGACGAGGTCTCCGTGGACGACGTCTTCCTCGGCAACGGCGTCTCCGAGCTGGTCACGATGGCCGTACAGGCCCTCCTGGAGGACGGCGACGAAGTCCTCATCCCCGCGCCGGACTTCCCGCTGTGGACCGCCGTGACGACCCTCTCCGGAGGCAAGGCCGTCCACTACACGTGCGACGAGTCCGCGGACTGGTACCCCGACCTCGACGACATGGCGTCGAAGATCACCGACCGGACCAAGGCCGTCGTGATCATCAACCCGAACAACCCCACGGGCGCCGTGTATCCGAAGGAGATCCTGGAGGGCATCCTCGACCTCGCGCGCCGCCACGGCCTGATGGTCTTCGCGGACGAGATCTACGACCAGATCCTGTACGACGACGCCGTGCACCACAGCGTCGCCGCCCTCGCCCCGGACCTCGTCGTCCTGACCTTCTGCGGCCTGTCGAAGACGTATCGCGTGGCGGGTTTCCGGTCCGGCTGGCTGGTCGTCACGGGCCCGCAGCAGCACGCGAAGAGCTACTTGGAGGGGCTGACCATGCTCGCCTCCATGCGCCTGTGCCCGAACGCCCCCGCCCAGTACGCCATCCAGGCCGCGCTCGGCGGTCGGCAGTCGATCCGTGAACTCACCCTCCCCGGCGGGAGGCTGTACGAACAGCGCGACATGGCGTGGCAGAAGCTGAACGAGATCCCCGGCGTCTCGTGCGTGAAGCCCAAGGGCGCCCTCTACGCCTTCGCGCGCCTCGACCCCAAGGTCCACCCCATCCACGACGACGAGAAGTTCGTCCTCGACCTGCTGCTCCAGGAGAAGATCCAGGTCGTCCAGGGCACGGGCTTCAACTGGCCGCGCCCCGACCACTTCCGCATCCTGACGCTGCCTTACGCTGACGACCTCGACGCGGCGATCAGCCGCATCGGCCGCTTCCTGAGCGGCTACCGCCAGTGA
- a CDS encoding winged helix-turn-helix transcriptional regulator produces MGRTPPAARSRRSYDQYCAAARALDAVGDRWTLLIVRELLTGPRRYTDLHADLPGVSTDVLASRLKDMEREGLTTRRRLPPPSAAYVYELSERGRELLPVLQALATWGAPALEERGQTDAVRAHWFALPLLRVLTGLGAEGVVQVRLDEGEFHVRVGGAAESYGDGPAAEAPDALLTLDAETCVAVGRGALTVAEGVRAGRIEVSGESVLAKALRAG; encoded by the coding sequence ATGGGTCGCACGCCACCTGCCGCCAGGTCCCGCCGAAGCTATGACCAGTACTGCGCCGCCGCCCGCGCGCTCGACGCCGTCGGTGACCGCTGGACCCTGCTGATCGTCCGGGAGCTCCTGACCGGGCCGCGCCGTTACACCGATCTGCACGCCGATCTGCCGGGCGTGAGCACGGACGTCCTGGCGTCCCGGCTCAAGGACATGGAGCGCGAGGGACTGACGACCCGCCGCCGCCTGCCCCCGCCCTCGGCCGCGTACGTCTACGAACTGTCCGAGCGGGGCCGCGAGTTGCTGCCGGTCCTCCAGGCCCTCGCCACCTGGGGCGCACCCGCCCTGGAGGAGCGAGGCCAGACGGACGCGGTCCGCGCCCACTGGTTCGCGCTGCCGCTGCTTCGGGTCCTGACGGGTCTCGGGGCGGAGGGAGTGGTCCAGGTCCGCCTGGACGAGGGGGAGTTCCACGTACGGGTGGGGGGCGCCGCCGAGTCGTACGGCGACGGGCCCGCCGCCGAAGCCCCCGACGCACTCCTGACCCTCGACGCGGAGACCTGTGTCGCGGTGGGCCGGGGCGCGCTGACGGTCGCCGAAGGGGTGCGGGCGGGCCGCATCGAGGTGTCCGGCGAGAGTGTCCTCGCCAAGGCCCTGCGCGCGGGCTGA
- a CDS encoding HipA family kinase: protein MLREVTAVRYVNPLRTGGSVPGVVETDDLGTYVVKFTGSAQGRKALVAEIIVGELARHLGLRFPELVLVHFDPAVAADEPHQEVQDLLHASAGLNLGMDLLPGAVDFTPEALDVDPLEAGKVVWLDALTANVDRTVHSSNLMIWPTFGIQPPRLWLIDHGAALVFHHRWGASAPDKVYDFRHHALGGYAPDTAAADAELAPLVTESVLRDIAALVPDAWLADEPGFTSPDEVREAYVAFLLARARASAVWLPVDFPSRGELAAADARRAAATERGRPAWLKRVPDLHGEPAAEQDWSRHIG from the coding sequence GTGCTGCGTGAAGTGACTGCTGTCCGGTATGTGAACCCGCTGCGGACCGGGGGCTCCGTGCCCGGCGTCGTCGAGACCGACGACCTCGGTACGTACGTCGTCAAGTTCACCGGTTCGGCGCAGGGCCGCAAGGCGCTGGTCGCCGAGATCATCGTCGGTGAGCTGGCCCGCCACCTCGGCCTGCGCTTTCCCGAGCTCGTGCTGGTCCACTTCGACCCGGCGGTCGCGGCCGACGAGCCGCACCAGGAGGTCCAGGACCTCCTGCACGCCAGCGCCGGCCTCAACCTCGGCATGGACCTCCTGCCGGGCGCCGTGGACTTCACCCCCGAGGCGCTGGACGTGGACCCGCTGGAGGCGGGCAAGGTGGTGTGGCTCGACGCGCTCACCGCGAACGTCGACCGGACGGTGCACAGCTCGAACCTGATGATCTGGCCCACGTTCGGCATCCAGCCGCCGAGGCTCTGGCTGATCGACCATGGCGCGGCCCTGGTCTTCCACCACCGCTGGGGCGCGTCCGCGCCGGACAAGGTGTACGACTTCCGCCATCACGCCCTCGGGGGATACGCCCCCGATACGGCTGCCGCCGATGCGGAGCTGGCGCCTCTCGTCACGGAGTCCGTCCTCCGTGACATCGCCGCCCTGGTCCCGGACGCGTGGCTCGCCGACGAGCCGGGCTTCACGTCTCCCGACGAGGTGCGTGAGGCGTACGTCGCCTTCCTGCTGGCCCGCGCGCGTGCCTCGGCGGTCTGGCTGCCGGTGGACTTCCCCTCCCGGGGGGAGCTGGCGGCGGCTGACGCGAGGCGCGCTGCCGCCACCGAGAGGGGCCGTCCGGCCTGGCTGAAGCGGGTGCCTGATCTGCACGGGGAGCCTGCGGCTGAGCAGGATTGGTCGCGGCACATCGGTTAG
- the aceB gene encoding malate synthase A encodes MSAPAQSPLAIVDAEPLPRQEEVLTDAALAFVAELHRLFTPRRDELLTRRSERRAEIARTSTLDFLPETAAIRADDSWKVAPAPAALNDRRVEITGPTDRKMTINALNSGAKVWLADFEDASAPTWENVVLGQLNLADAYERRVDFTDERTGKSYALKDADELATVVMRPRGWHLDERHLQFEGTPIPGALVDFGLYFFHNAKRLIDLGKGPYFYLPKTESYLEARLWNDIFVFAQDYVGVPQGTVRATVLIETITAAYEMEEILYELRDHASGLNAGRWDYLFSIVKNFRDGGSKFVLPDRNLVTMTAPFMRAYTELLVRTCHKRGAHAIGGMAAFIPSRKDVEVNKVAFEKVKNDKDREAGDGFDGSWVAHPDLVPIAMKSFDAVLGDKPNQKDRLREDVSVAPGDLIAIDSLDAKPTYDGLVNAVQVGIRYIEAWLRGLGAVAIFNLMEDAATAEISRSQIWQWINAGVVFENGKTATADLAREVAAEELANIRTEIGDEAFEAGKWQQAHDLLLQVSLDADYADFLTLPAYEQLR; translated from the coding sequence ATGTCCGCACCAGCGCAGTCCCCGCTGGCCATCGTCGACGCGGAGCCTCTGCCGCGGCAGGAGGAGGTCCTCACCGACGCGGCCCTCGCCTTTGTGGCCGAGCTGCACCGGCTCTTCACGCCCCGCCGTGACGAGCTCCTCACCCGCCGCTCCGAGCGCCGCGCCGAGATCGCCCGCACCTCCACGCTCGACTTCCTCCCCGAGACCGCGGCGATCCGCGCGGACGACTCCTGGAAGGTCGCCCCGGCCCCGGCCGCGCTCAACGACCGCCGGGTGGAGATCACGGGCCCGACCGACCGCAAGATGACCATCAACGCCCTGAACTCGGGCGCCAAGGTCTGGCTCGCGGACTTCGAGGACGCCTCGGCGCCCACCTGGGAGAACGTGGTCCTCGGCCAGCTCAACCTGGCCGACGCCTACGAGCGCCGCGTCGACTTCACGGACGAGCGCACCGGCAAGTCGTACGCCCTCAAGGACGCCGACGAGCTCGCCACCGTCGTCATGCGCCCCCGCGGCTGGCACCTGGACGAGCGCCACCTGCAGTTCGAGGGCACCCCGATCCCCGGCGCGCTCGTCGACTTCGGCCTGTACTTCTTCCACAACGCCAAGCGCCTCATCGACCTCGGCAAGGGCCCGTACTTCTACCTCCCGAAGACGGAGTCGTACCTGGAGGCCCGCCTCTGGAACGACATCTTCGTCTTCGCGCAGGACTACGTCGGCGTCCCGCAGGGCACCGTCCGCGCCACGGTCCTCATCGAGACGATCACGGCCGCGTACGAGATGGAGGAGATCCTCTACGAGCTCCGCGACCACGCTTCGGGCCTGAACGCGGGCCGCTGGGACTACCTCTTCTCCATCGTCAAGAACTTCCGTGACGGCGGCTCGAAGTTCGTCCTGCCGGACCGCAATCTTGTGACGATGACCGCCCCCTTCATGCGGGCGTACACCGAACTCCTCGTCCGCACCTGCCACAAGCGCGGCGCGCACGCGATCGGCGGCATGGCGGCGTTCATCCCGTCCCGCAAGGACGTCGAGGTCAACAAGGTCGCGTTCGAGAAGGTCAAGAACGACAAGGACCGCGAGGCCGGCGACGGCTTCGACGGCTCCTGGGTCGCGCACCCGGACCTGGTCCCGATCGCGATGAAGTCGTTCGACGCGGTCCTCGGCGACAAGCCCAACCAGAAGGACCGTCTGCGCGAGGACGTCAGCGTCGCCCCCGGCGACCTGATCGCCATCGACTCGCTCGACGCGAAGCCCACGTACGACGGCCTGGTCAACGCCGTCCAGGTCGGCATCCGTTACATCGAGGCGTGGCTGCGCGGCCTCGGCGCCGTCGCCATCTTCAACCTCATGGAGGACGCGGCCACCGCCGAGATCTCGCGCTCGCAGATCTGGCAGTGGATCAACGCGGGCGTCGTCTTCGAGAACGGCAAGACCGCGACGGCCGACCTGGCCCGCGAGGTGGCCGCCGAGGAGCTGGCGAACATCCGCACCGAGATCGGTGACGAGGCCTTCGAGGCCGGCAAGTGGCAGCAGGCGCACGACCTCCTCCTCCAGGTCTCCCTGGACGCGGACTACGCGGACTTCCTCACGCTCCCGGCGTACGAGCAGCTGCGCTGA
- a CDS encoding nucleotidyltransferase family protein, whose translation MTNPMIAGLLLAAGGGRRLGGRPKALLDHRGRPLVEHAVRVLREGGCTHVHVVLGADADAVREKASLPGCVLIDNPEWAKGMGSSLQAGIASLRGGEADAALVSLVDQPGIGPAAVARVYAAYRSPATLAAAAYEGERGHPVLFGADHWPGIAASAVGDRGARAYLKEHAGDITLVECGDVAQAYDIDTPADLIHLE comes from the coding sequence ATGACGAATCCGATGATCGCTGGGCTGCTCCTCGCCGCGGGCGGCGGGCGACGGCTCGGCGGCCGGCCGAAGGCGCTTCTCGACCACCGGGGGCGGCCCCTCGTGGAGCACGCGGTCCGCGTACTTCGCGAGGGCGGCTGCACGCACGTGCACGTCGTGCTCGGCGCCGACGCCGACGCCGTACGGGAGAAGGCCTCGCTCCCCGGCTGCGTGCTGATCGACAATCCCGAGTGGGCGAAGGGGATGGGTTCGTCCCTGCAGGCCGGGATCGCGTCCCTGCGCGGCGGCGAAGCGGACGCCGCCCTCGTCTCCCTCGTCGATCAACCCGGCATCGGCCCCGCCGCCGTGGCCCGCGTGTACGCCGCCTACCGATCCCCCGCCACCCTTGCGGCAGCCGCGTACGAGGGGGAGCGCGGCCACCCCGTGCTCTTCGGCGCCGACCACTGGCCGGGCATCGCCGCGAGCGCGGTCGGTGATCGCGGGGCGCGCGCCTATCTGAAGGAACACGCGGGGGACATCACGCTCGTCGAGTGCGGGGACGTGGCCCAAGCGTACGACATCGACACGCCCGCCGACCTGATCCACCTTGAGTGA
- a CDS encoding DUF5955 family protein, protein MLRSVGQRRVADSDEDPRVAELDTAVSRLRRELAAHPVEFPDRGIAEDELAALAAMALSGAPEVPRLRRSLLLVAGAIGSVSALASGLAAVRGAVELFGDPPPK, encoded by the coding sequence GTGTTGCGGAGTGTGGGGCAGAGGCGAGTGGCCGACAGCGATGAGGATCCGCGGGTCGCGGAGCTGGACACGGCTGTGTCCCGGCTGCGCCGGGAGCTCGCCGCGCACCCGGTCGAGTTCCCCGACCGGGGCATCGCCGAGGACGAGCTCGCGGCACTGGCGGCGATGGCCCTGAGCGGCGCCCCTGAGGTACCGAGGCTGCGCCGCTCGCTCCTGCTGGTCGCAGGCGCGATCGGCTCGGTCAGCGCCCTGGCCTCAGGCCTCGCGGCGGTCCGAGGAGCGGTCGAACTCTTCGGCGACCCGCCCCCGAAGTAA
- a CDS encoding ABC transporter ATP-binding protein, whose amino-acid sequence MSLFLEDITLTYPDGEGRLTALDGVSLEVPAGTMTAVVGPSGSGKSSLLAVAATLVSPDRGRVLVGGTETGALSAAERAELRRRRMGIVFQQPNLLASLTALEQVELMARLEGGGRAGEVRQRGRKRARAAARERARELLDTVGLASLTHRRPHQLSGGQRQRVGIARALMNAPEVLLVDEPTSALDHERGAAVLDLLARLTREWGTATVLVTHDRARLAVADRVVGLVDGRVGIGEASGV is encoded by the coding sequence ATGAGTCTGTTCCTCGAAGACATCACGCTGACGTATCCGGATGGTGAGGGCAGGCTCACGGCGCTGGACGGCGTCAGCCTCGAGGTCCCCGCCGGGACGATGACGGCGGTCGTCGGCCCCTCCGGTTCCGGTAAGTCCAGCCTGCTCGCGGTGGCGGCGACGCTGGTGTCTCCTGACCGGGGGCGGGTGCTGGTCGGAGGTACGGAGACGGGGGCCCTTTCGGCGGCCGAGCGGGCGGAGTTGCGGCGGAGGCGGATGGGGATCGTCTTCCAGCAGCCGAACCTGCTGGCGTCGCTGACGGCGCTGGAGCAGGTGGAGCTGATGGCGCGCCTGGAGGGGGGTGGGCGCGCGGGCGAAGTGCGTCAGCGGGGGCGGAAGCGAGCTCGGGCGGCGGCTCGGGAGCGGGCTCGGGAGCTGCTGGACACGGTGGGCCTGGCGTCCCTCACGCATCGCCGCCCGCACCAGCTGTCGGGCGGACAGCGGCAACGGGTCGGCATCGCACGGGCGTTGATGAACGCACCCGAGGTGCTCCTGGTGGATGAACCGACCAGCGCCCTGGACCACGAGCGGGGCGCGGCGGTCCTCGATCTGCTGGCCCGGCTCACGCGGGAGTGGGGGACGGCGACGGTCCTGGTCACGCACGACCGCGCGCGGTTGGCTGTCGCCGACCGGGTGGTGGGGTTGGTCGACGGGAGGGTGGGCATCGGCGAGGCGTCCGGTGTTTGA
- a CDS encoding FtsX-like permease family protein, with amino-acid sequence MFVAWRDLRFAKGRFALMGAVVVLITLLVGLLSGLTAGLARENTSAITGLPADRIAFAAPPSGQSVSFTNSRVEERAWRTWAEQPGVRSAEPIGISTLNATAGDRSAAVSAFGVEPDSGIAPAGIAPGEAVLSEKAATDLGVGPGDTVRLGGSGSGSGRGSGVEERVARVASDASYSHTPVVWTVLDDWQGLGHRGTSMDEQATVIALRTGGGADLAAGDEAAGTETKSLDGALTAIGSYQAENGSLQLMRGFLFVISALVIGAFFTVWTIQRAGDIAVLKALGASTPYLLRDALGQAVLILAAGTALGTGIAAVVGAAISGGDVPFVLDPPTVLWPAAVMIALGALGAGLSVRRITAVDPLTALGSAR; translated from the coding sequence ATGTTCGTCGCATGGAGAGACCTTCGGTTCGCCAAGGGGCGGTTCGCCCTGATGGGAGCCGTCGTCGTGCTCATCACTCTGCTCGTGGGGCTGCTTTCCGGGCTCACCGCCGGGCTCGCCAGGGAGAACACCTCCGCGATCACCGGCCTCCCGGCCGACCGCATCGCCTTCGCCGCGCCACCGTCCGGCCAGTCCGTCTCCTTCACCAACTCCCGGGTGGAGGAGCGCGCCTGGCGGACCTGGGCGGAGCAGCCCGGCGTACGGTCCGCCGAGCCCATCGGCATCAGCACCCTCAACGCCACCGCGGGCGACCGCTCGGCCGCGGTGTCCGCCTTCGGCGTCGAGCCGGACTCCGGTATCGCCCCGGCCGGCATCGCGCCGGGCGAGGCCGTGCTCTCCGAGAAGGCGGCGACTGACCTCGGGGTCGGCCCCGGGGACACGGTGCGGCTCGGCGGAAGCGGAAGCGGGAGCGGGAGGGGAAGCGGGGTCGAGGAGCGGGTGGCGCGGGTCGCTTCGGACGCCTCGTACAGCCACACGCCCGTCGTGTGGACCGTCCTCGACGACTGGCAGGGGCTCGGTCACCGGGGTACGTCGATGGACGAGCAGGCCACGGTCATCGCGCTGCGGACCGGCGGCGGGGCCGACCTCGCGGCCGGGGACGAGGCCGCGGGCACGGAGACGAAGTCCCTCGACGGCGCGCTCACGGCCATCGGTTCCTACCAGGCGGAGAACGGTTCGCTGCAGCTCATGCGCGGTTTCCTCTTCGTCATCTCCGCGCTCGTCATAGGAGCGTTCTTCACCGTGTGGACCATCCAACGCGCCGGTGACATCGCGGTGTTGAAGGCGCTCGGCGCGTCGACGCCGTATCTGCTCAGGGACGCTCTGGGCCAGGCCGTGCTGATACTGGCGGCCGGTACGGCCCTGGGGACGGGGATCGCGGCGGTGGTGGGCGCCGCGATCAGCGGCGGCGACGTCCCGTTCGTACTCGATCCGCCGACCGTGTTGTGGCCCGCCGCCGTGATGATCGCCCTCGGGGCGTTGGGCGCGGGCCTGTCCGTACGGCGGATCACCGCCGTAGATCCGCTGACCGCGCTGGGGAGTGCCCGATGA